CGGTGCCGTCGGCCGCGACCGCGAGATCGCGGATCGGCGCGCCGATGGCGACGGTGCGCTGAACCCGGGCGGTCTCGGTGTCGACGACCACGAGGCGGCTGCCGGTCGCGGTGCTCACACCGACGTACAGCCGGCGGCCGGACGGGTCGACGGCCAGGCCGTCGATCGAGGTGGCGGCACCGGTCGCGATATCGATGGTGCCGACCCGGTCGGCCGTGGTGTCCACGACCGCGATGTCGACATGATCGTCACCGGTGCGGGCCGTGTAGGCGCGCTTGCCGTCGGGGCTGACCGCGACCGCGGTGACCGCGAACGCCAGCGGGTACTCGGCGACCACCGCGTTGGTGCGGATGTCGACGATGGTCAGGCTGTCGGCCTCGGTGGCACTGGTGACCACGAAGGCACGGTCTTCGGTCAGGCTGATCGCCACCGGGGCACCGTCGAGCTCGACGAGGGCCGGCAGGGCGGCGGCATCGGCGCGAACGATCGCGACGCTGTCATCACCGAAGTTGGCGGCCACGATGGCACCGGTATTTGCCGCCACCGCCGCGATGGGGCCGCGGTTGACCGTGACCGAACCTGCGAAAGCGGTTCGCGAGTCGTTCAGCGCTGCGGCGTTGGCACGCACGGAAACACTTGCCATCTCTTCGACACCTCCGCCGGGTGGCTACGCCGGCACTTGATCACGCCACGCGTCCGTAGGTCGGACGCGTTCCTGTGAGCGAGTCTAGCGACGGACGGTGACACCGAAATCGTGATCTTGTCGCCCCGGCCGTTCACCGGCGCGCAACATCT
The sequence above is drawn from the Mycolicibacterium neoaurum VKM Ac-1815D genome and encodes:
- a CDS encoding YncE family protein, with product MASVSVRANAAALNDSRTAFAGSVTVNRGPIAAVAANTGAIVAANFGDDSVAIVRADAAALPALVELDGAPVAISLTEDRAFVVTSATEADSLTIVDIRTNAVVAEYPLAFAVTAVAVSPDGKRAYTARTGDDHVDIAVVDTTADRVGTIDIATGAATSIDGLAVDPSGRRLYVGVSTATGSRLVVVDTETARVQRTVAIGAPIRDLAVAADGTVHVLTSDLRNRGVIKIVDPARLVVTTAFPAGTLPIGMVLSADGARAYVVDYDEVSVLCTLTHEVVETISLGARATAIGLNTPGDRLYIADVDGQITALRVPAPAPTIAPFDAAAFADMRELAQV